The following proteins are encoded in a genomic region of Ptychodera flava strain L36383 chromosome 23 unlocalized genomic scaffold, AS_Pfla_20210202 Scaffold_24__1_contigs__length_23054250_pilon, whole genome shotgun sequence:
- the LOC139124544 gene encoding zinc finger protein 333-like yields MDMQIGLNVPLLKTIKVEFAENGDRVRSQAYNSTSTPVEHHQETHTRAQSTTASASPQDCCCIWDEVVRMNKEVHLGNCLESVTTGLLHRLKNNSLTNQEKSSIINFLCDSGALQMHITTSVFTENDSGRKRERENRTVGRVEKQSGVGMALSSQSSDEMSGEREMSTRRTDEDFPEEEMSTTADNEPDVRVKLEKHEWIVEDGNYVVQKEVCDSEHFQSIAESTSRQHLSLQATDYNPGYANRKPISQTESRLHPHRQTPKSHRVQGLVNSGNTHHQVSSLSDQPVQQNKLGDVILIDEIESDTADDTRDLFQPQQMSHNGENSAFYEIQETNALSIPNKMQDYITSVKMTTPPAVKTGAFSLPVGLECASGNAYLASTSIIAPSSASPPGTSQNLICRFCGKQTKSVTELRNHLSSHFQTLRGTSGMQRNAADVQRAPVRPRILGKDKSIRPYPCKYCGKRFKRSMHLKNHITTHTGERPYKCGLCGKRFSRRDVCRTHMRTHGEKPHGCHFCQKSFPCSRCSKQRHLILHDQLSTD; encoded by the exons ATGGATATGCAAATTGGTTTGAATGTCCCTCTCTTGAAGACCATCAAGGTTGAATTTGCAGAAAATGGTGACCGTGTGAGGTCGCAAGCGTATAACTCAACGTCGACCCCAGTTGAACATCATCAGGAAACGCATACCAGGGCGCAGTCAACAACAGCGTCCGCGTCTCCACAAG ATTGTTGTTGTATTTGGGATGAAGTTGTCAGAATGAACAAAGAAGTGCATCTTGGGAACTGTCTGGAGAGTGTGACCACAGGATTGTTACACCGTTTAAAAAACAACAGTTTGACAAACCAAG aaAAATCATCAATCATTAACTTCCTGTGTGACAGTGGAGCCCTGCAGATGCACATAACAACATCAGTGTTCACAGAAAATGACAGTGGAAGAAAAAGAGAGCGTGAAAACAGAACTGTTGGAAGAGTTGAAAAGCAGTCTGGTGTTGGTATGGCTCTAAGTTCACAAAGTTCTGATGAAATGTCCGGAGAAAGGGAGATGTCTACAAGGAGAACTGATGAAGATTTTCCAGAAGAAGAAATGAGTACAACAGCTGACAATGAACCAGATGTCAGGGTGAAGCTAGAAAAACATGAATGGATTGTTGAAGATGGCAACTACGTCGTTCAAAAAGAAGTGTGTGACTCTGAGCATTTTCAAAGCATTGCAGAAAGTACTTCAAGACAGCATCTCTCTCTCCAAGCAACAGATTATAACCCTGGATATGCAAATAGGAAACCTATCTCGCAAACAGAATCAAGATTGCATCCACACAGACAAACTCCGAAATCTCATAGGGTACAAGGTCTAGTGAATTCTGGAAATACACATCACCAAGTGTCGTCTCTATCTGATCAACCGgtacaacaaaacaaattagGTGATGTTATTCTCATCGATGAAATTGAGAGTGATACTGCTGATGACACAAGAGACTTGTTTCAACCACAACAGATGAGCCATAACGGTGAAAACAGTGCCTTTTACGAGATACAAGAGACAAATGCCTTATCAATACCTAACAAAATGCAGGATTACATCACTTCCGTAAAGATGACCACTCCACCAGCTGTCAAAACAGGTGCTTTTTCTCTGCCTGTTGGTTTAGAGTGTGCGTCTGGTAACGCCTATTTGGCATCTACTTCAATTATAGCGCCATCGTCAGCATCTCCACCGGGTACTAGTCAGAATCTTATATGCAGATTTTGTGGGAAGCAAACAAAGAGTGTCACAGAACTGAGAAACCACCTTTCATCTCACTTTCAAACTCTCCGTGGCACCTCTGGTATGCAGCGGAATGCCGCAGATGTACAGAGGGCTCCTGTTAGACCTCGTATTCTTGGCAAAGACAAAAGTATTCGACCATACCCGTGCAAGTACTGCGGCAAGAGATTTAAACGCTCCATGCATCTCAAGAACCACATCACGACTCACACAGGAGAAAGGCCCTACAAGTGTGGACTATGCGGCAAGCGGTTTAGTCGCCGGGATGTATGCAGAACCCATATGAGAACCCATGGAGAAAAACCACATGGTTGTCACTTTTGTCAGAAAAGCTTCCCCTGCAGTAGATGTTCAAAACAGCGTCATTTGATACTTCATGACCAACTGAGTACAGACTAA